The proteins below come from a single Micromonospora citrea genomic window:
- a CDS encoding ABC transporter ATP-binding protein, producing MILTRAEQASRRYGDVLALDRVDLEVRAGELVGLLGPNGAGKSTLLNLLVGLRRPTAGRVELFGGDPRDPTSRRRIGVTPQETGLPGTLRVGEVVDFVSAHYPDPVPPAELLDRFGLSELVRRQTGGLSGGQRRRLAVALAFVGRPRLVLLDEPTTGLDVEARHTLWEAIRAFHDDGGTVLLSSHYLEEVEALARRVVVIGRGRVLADDTVDAVRGIVGVRRVSLVAGDLPALPGVVRTERVDGRTHLLTTDADQLVRDLVTTGVAFSDLEVRPTSLEEAFLAITTTDAVSGPGAGRPTTAVAGPPATA from the coding sequence GTGATCCTCACCCGCGCCGAGCAGGCCAGCCGACGGTACGGCGACGTGCTCGCTCTCGACCGGGTCGACCTGGAGGTCCGCGCCGGCGAACTGGTCGGCCTGCTCGGCCCGAACGGCGCCGGCAAGAGCACCCTGCTCAACCTGCTCGTCGGGCTGCGCCGGCCCACCGCCGGCCGGGTCGAGCTGTTCGGCGGCGACCCCCGCGACCCGACCAGCCGGCGGCGGATCGGGGTCACGCCGCAGGAGACCGGCCTGCCCGGCACGCTGCGGGTCGGCGAGGTGGTCGACTTCGTCTCCGCGCACTACCCCGACCCGGTTCCCCCGGCCGAGCTGCTCGACCGGTTCGGCCTGAGCGAGCTGGTCCGCCGGCAGACCGGTGGCCTCTCCGGCGGGCAGCGACGGCGGCTCGCGGTGGCGCTCGCCTTCGTCGGCCGACCCCGGCTGGTGCTGCTCGACGAGCCCACCACCGGCCTGGACGTGGAGGCCCGGCACACGCTCTGGGAGGCGATCCGGGCGTTCCACGACGACGGCGGCACCGTGCTGCTGAGCAGCCACTACCTGGAGGAGGTCGAGGCGCTCGCCCGCCGGGTGGTGGTCATCGGGCGCGGCCGGGTGCTCGCCGACGACACCGTCGACGCGGTCCGCGGCATCGTCGGCGTGCGCCGGGTCAGCCTGGTCGCCGGCGACCTTCCCGCGCTGCCGGGCGTCGTCCGCACCGAGCGGGTCGACGGCCGCACCCACCTGCTCACCACCGACGCCGACCAGCTCGTGCGCGACCTGGTCACGACCGGAGTGGCGTTCTCCGACCTGGAGGTCCGGCCCACCTCGCTTGAGGAGGCGTTCCTCGCCATCACCACGACCGACGCGGTGTCGGGACCCGGAGCCGGCCGACCGACGACCGCCGTGGCCGGTCCGCCCGCCACCGCCTGA
- a CDS encoding ABC transporter permease, producing MRLALVHARYQLLETVRIPVAVFGSAFFPAAAMLFFVVPFAGKDPVAATFATAAMVTFSVMSANIFQYGVGVAEDRDQPWSPYTRTLPAGPAPRFAGRVLAGLALTYLSLVPVVVIGATLTEARVTAPAFLLALLTVAVVSVPFTLMGLAIGYSLPSKAAIVVAQVVFFPLAFGGGLLSAPDQAPGFIEAVAPYLPTRGAVELMWAAVGDYPLNPLSMAMLGVWVVLLAALAAWAYRRDEGRRFS from the coding sequence ATGCGGTTAGCCCTGGTCCACGCCCGTTACCAGCTCCTCGAGACCGTCCGGATCCCGGTCGCCGTCTTCGGCAGCGCGTTCTTCCCCGCTGCGGCGATGCTCTTCTTCGTGGTGCCGTTCGCCGGCAAGGACCCGGTCGCCGCCACCTTCGCGACCGCCGCCATGGTCACCTTCTCCGTGATGAGCGCGAACATCTTCCAGTACGGCGTCGGGGTGGCCGAGGACCGCGACCAGCCCTGGAGCCCGTACACCCGAACCCTGCCGGCCGGGCCGGCCCCACGGTTCGCCGGCCGGGTGCTCGCGGGGCTGGCGCTCACCTACCTCTCGCTGGTCCCGGTGGTGGTGATCGGGGCGACGCTGACCGAGGCCCGGGTCACCGCACCGGCGTTCCTGCTGGCTCTGCTCACCGTCGCCGTGGTCTCGGTGCCCTTCACCCTGATGGGGCTGGCGATCGGATACTCGCTGCCGAGCAAGGCGGCGATCGTGGTGGCGCAGGTCGTCTTCTTCCCACTCGCCTTCGGCGGCGGGCTGCTCTCCGCCCCCGACCAGGCTCCCGGCTTCATCGAGGCCGTCGCGCCCTACCTGCCGACCCGCGGCGCGGTGGAGCTGATGTGGGCCGCCGTCGGCGACTATCCGCTCAACCCGCTGTCGATGGCCATGCTCGGGGTCTGGGTGGTGCTGCTGGCGGCGCTGGCCGCGTGGGCGTACCGGCGCGACGAGGGCCGACGGTTCAGCTGA
- a CDS encoding VOC family protein: MSTVPPGTPCWADLATPGLADARRFYPELFGWTGRIDPEPEAGGYTVFLLGGRAVAGAGPPAVPDQVPIWSTYVATDDADLVAGRVERAGGQVVVPPFEVFDRGRMAVFADPAGAAFSVWQPMTMPGAEVFDTPGALTWTELVTPDPEGAKVFYELVFGWHPDDQPAGGVTYTGWRLGTRIVAGMVPPLGDGFPADTPAYWSVWFAVADADAAAARAAELGGTILVPPQESPAGRFAALRDPHGALFNVLTRP, translated from the coding sequence GTGAGCACCGTCCCGCCGGGCACACCCTGCTGGGCCGACCTCGCCACCCCCGGTCTCGCCGACGCGCGGCGGTTCTATCCGGAGCTGTTCGGGTGGACGGGCCGCATCGACCCCGAGCCCGAGGCGGGCGGCTACACGGTGTTCCTGCTCGGCGGCCGGGCGGTGGCGGGCGCGGGCCCGCCGGCCGTCCCCGACCAGGTGCCGATCTGGTCGACGTACGTGGCGACCGACGACGCGGACCTCGTGGCCGGGCGGGTCGAGCGGGCCGGCGGGCAGGTGGTGGTGCCGCCGTTCGAGGTCTTCGACCGGGGACGGATGGCGGTCTTCGCCGACCCGGCCGGGGCCGCCTTCAGCGTCTGGCAGCCGATGACGATGCCCGGGGCCGAGGTGTTCGACACCCCGGGCGCGCTCACCTGGACCGAGCTGGTCACCCCCGACCCGGAGGGCGCGAAGGTCTTCTACGAGCTGGTCTTCGGCTGGCACCCGGACGACCAGCCGGCGGGCGGGGTCACCTACACCGGCTGGCGGCTCGGCACCCGCATCGTGGCCGGCATGGTGCCGCCGCTGGGCGACGGGTTCCCGGCGGACACGCCCGCGTACTGGTCGGTGTGGTTCGCGGTGGCCGACGCCGACGCGGCCGCCGCCCGCGCCGCCGAGCTGGGCGGCACCATCCTGGTCCCGCCCCAGGAGTCACCGGCCGGCCGCTTCGCGGCCCTCCGCGACCCCCACGGGGCCCTCTTCAACGTCCTCACCCGCCCCTGA
- a CDS encoding ABC transporter ATP-binding protein, translating to MSPRRAPAPRPAAGARRAPHPQPAVAGRSGGPAVPAVEVRDLHVRLDGTPVLGGVDLTVAAGEWVTVIGPNGAGKSTLLRAVGGLLPAPGAISLFGTPSEALRRRDRARVVATVAQSPVVPAGMSVLDYVLLGRTPFIAPLGRESAADLVAAYDVLDGLDLTGFRDRELATLSGGERQRVFLARALAQGATLLLLDEPTSALDIGHQQEVLELVDRLRREHGLTVLATMHDLSIAGEYADRMVLLADGRVVAAGTPREVLTEQLLATWYRATVRVVDGDHGPLVVPVRPRRPGSGAGEDVEEGPVGVAEGREAAGR from the coding sequence ATGAGCCCGCGACGTGCGCCGGCGCCCCGGCCCGCGGCGGGCGCGCGACGGGCACCGCACCCGCAGCCGGCGGTCGCCGGCCGGAGCGGCGGGCCCGCCGTCCCCGCCGTCGAGGTGCGCGACCTGCACGTCCGCCTCGACGGCACGCCCGTCCTCGGCGGCGTCGACCTGACCGTGGCGGCGGGCGAGTGGGTCACCGTGATCGGCCCGAACGGCGCCGGGAAGTCGACCCTGCTGCGCGCCGTCGGCGGCCTGCTGCCCGCGCCGGGCGCCATCTCCCTCTTCGGTACGCCGAGCGAGGCGCTGCGCCGCCGCGACCGGGCCCGGGTGGTGGCGACCGTGGCCCAGTCCCCGGTCGTGCCGGCCGGCATGTCGGTGCTCGACTACGTGCTGCTGGGCCGCACCCCCTTCATCGCGCCCCTGGGCCGGGAGTCCGCCGCCGACCTGGTCGCCGCGTACGACGTGCTCGACGGGCTGGACCTGACCGGCTTCCGGGACCGGGAGCTGGCGACCCTCTCCGGTGGCGAGCGGCAACGCGTCTTCCTGGCCCGGGCCCTGGCCCAGGGCGCGACCCTGCTGCTGCTCGACGAGCCGACCAGCGCCCTGGACATCGGCCACCAGCAGGAGGTGCTGGAGCTGGTCGACCGGCTCCGCCGCGAGCACGGCCTGACCGTCCTCGCCACCATGCACGACCTCTCCATCGCCGGCGAGTACGCCGACCGCATGGTGCTCCTCGCCGACGGCCGGGTGGTCGCTGCCGGCACCCCGCGCGAGGTGCTCACCGAGCAGCTCCTCGCCACCTGGTACCGCGCCACCGTCCGGGTGGTCGACGGCGACCACGGCCCCCTGGTGGTCCCCGTCCGCCCCCGCCGGCCCGGATCAGGGGCGGGTGAGGACGTTGAAGAGGGCCCCGTGGGGGTCGCGGAGGGCCGCGAAGCGGCCGGCCGGTGA
- a CDS encoding FecCD family ABC transporter permease, protein MTRALEKAPATRRAGTPRASRPAGLRPGWLLAGVAAVLVALVAGVSLGPVSLPPGSVAAELLNLIPGVRVDSGLTEREVAIVTELRLPRVVLGLLVGGLLALAGGCYQGVFRNPLADPYLLGVAAGAGLAVTAVITLGAGKAGALTGLPITIPLAAFVGALGAVAMTYLLGVSGGRGRSTATLILAGVAVSAFLSAGQTYLLQRNSDSIQQVYSWLLGRLATAGWHDVRLVLPYFLVTALVVLLHRRELDVLSVGDDEATGLGLHPQRSRYLLIVAASLGTAAAVSASGLIGFVGIIVPHTVRLLAGSSYRVILPLSLLFGGAFLALTDVVARTAAAPAEVPIGVVTALLGGPFFVLVLRTSRRVLG, encoded by the coding sequence ATGACCAGGGCGCTGGAGAAGGCGCCCGCCACCCGGCGGGCCGGGACGCCGCGCGCGTCCCGGCCCGCCGGGCTCCGGCCGGGCTGGCTCCTCGCCGGCGTCGCCGCCGTGCTCGTCGCCCTCGTCGCGGGGGTGTCGCTCGGCCCGGTCAGCCTGCCGCCGGGCAGCGTCGCGGCCGAGCTGCTCAACCTCATCCCCGGGGTACGCGTCGACAGCGGGCTGACCGAGCGGGAGGTCGCCATCGTCACCGAGCTGCGGCTGCCCCGGGTGGTGCTCGGCCTGCTGGTCGGCGGGCTGCTCGCCCTGGCCGGCGGCTGCTACCAGGGCGTGTTCCGCAACCCGCTGGCCGACCCGTACCTGCTCGGCGTGGCCGCCGGGGCCGGGCTCGCGGTCACGGCCGTGATCACCCTCGGCGCCGGGAAGGCCGGCGCGCTGACCGGCCTGCCGATCACCATCCCGCTGGCCGCGTTCGTCGGCGCGCTCGGGGCGGTGGCGATGACCTACCTGCTGGGCGTCTCCGGCGGGCGCGGTCGCTCCACGGCGACGCTGATCCTGGCCGGGGTGGCCGTCTCCGCGTTCCTCTCCGCCGGGCAGACCTACCTGCTGCAACGCAACTCCGACAGCATCCAGCAGGTCTACTCGTGGCTGCTCGGGCGGCTCGCCACCGCCGGCTGGCACGACGTCCGGCTGGTGCTGCCGTACTTCCTGGTCACCGCCCTGGTCGTGCTGCTGCACCGGCGCGAGCTGGACGTGCTCTCGGTGGGTGACGACGAGGCGACCGGCCTCGGCCTGCACCCGCAGCGCTCCCGGTACCTGCTGATCGTCGCCGCCTCGCTCGGCACCGCCGCCGCGGTCTCCGCCTCCGGCCTGATCGGCTTCGTCGGGATCATCGTGCCGCACACCGTGCGGCTGCTCGCCGGGTCCAGCTACCGGGTGATCCTGCCGCTCTCGCTTCTCTTCGGCGGCGCGTTCCTGGCCCTGACCGACGTGGTCGCGCGCACCGCCGCCGCCCCGGCGGAGGTGCCGATCGGCGTGGTCACCGCCCTGCTCGGCGGCCCGTTCTTCGTCCTGGTCCTGCGCACCTCCCGGCGGGTGCTCGGATGA
- a CDS encoding ABC transporter substrate-binding protein, translating to MSRRTPRLFAATLAVAALALGACAEKTSDTPAAGGGSSATAAFPVTVGKLTLDKRPEKIVSLAPSATEMLFAIGAGKQVTAVDDNSNHPADAPKTDLSGFSPNAEAIAGKSPDLVVISDDRNKIVEQLTTLKIPVYLTPAATTLDDTYRQITELGALTGHATEAADVTKRMKDDIAKLVADLPKRAEKLTYYHELGPELYTATSKTFIGSLYAMAGLENIADPSDADGKNGGYPQLSQEVIVKADPDFIFLADTKCCQQSADTVKARAGWAGVTAVRNNQIVALDDDIASRWGPRVVDLLKAIVDATAKVPA from the coding sequence ATGTCCAGACGTACCCCCCGGCTCTTCGCCGCGACCCTCGCGGTCGCCGCGCTCGCGCTCGGCGCCTGCGCCGAGAAGACCTCCGACACACCCGCCGCCGGCGGCGGCAGCTCCGCGACGGCCGCCTTCCCGGTCACCGTCGGCAAGCTCACGCTCGACAAGCGGCCCGAGAAGATCGTGTCGCTGGCGCCGTCGGCCACCGAGATGCTCTTCGCCATCGGCGCCGGCAAGCAGGTCACCGCCGTCGACGACAACTCGAACCACCCGGCGGACGCCCCGAAGACCGACCTCTCGGGCTTCTCCCCGAACGCCGAGGCGATCGCCGGCAAGAGCCCCGACCTGGTGGTGATCTCCGACGACCGCAACAAGATCGTCGAGCAGCTCACCACGCTGAAGATCCCGGTCTACCTCACCCCCGCGGCGACCACGCTGGACGACACCTACCGGCAGATCACCGAGCTGGGCGCGCTCACCGGCCACGCCACCGAGGCGGCCGACGTGACCAAACGGATGAAGGACGACATCGCCAAGCTGGTCGCCGACCTGCCGAAGCGCGCCGAGAAGCTGACCTATTACCACGAGCTGGGCCCGGAGCTGTACACCGCCACCAGCAAGACCTTCATCGGCTCGCTCTACGCGATGGCCGGCCTGGAGAACATCGCCGACCCGTCCGACGCCGACGGCAAGAACGGCGGCTACCCGCAGCTGTCGCAGGAGGTGATCGTCAAGGCGGACCCGGACTTCATCTTCCTCGCCGACACCAAGTGCTGCCAGCAGAGCGCGGACACGGTCAAGGCGCGCGCCGGCTGGGCGGGCGTCACCGCGGTCAGGAACAACCAGATCGTCGCCCTCGACGACGACATCGCGTCCCGTTGGGGGCCCCGCGTGGTCGACCTGCTCAAGGCGATCGTCGACGCCACCGCCAAGGTGCCGGCGTGA
- a CDS encoding M14 family metallopeptidase yields the protein MAFRNTTLRRRLAIAVAAGFGLLTVAAAPAAARPAPEHAADSAATSYRVLGPRTVADRTAVAGTGAAIDHVEHGVLNVSATPAEAAAITRLGFRLEAVAAPSADGHDHAEGDVGTAAFPPADSNYHDYAELTAVVNKVVADHPSIARKISIGSSYEGRDLMAVKISDNVATDESEPEILFNSQQHAREHLTVEMAIYLLNLFTDSYGSDSRVTNIVNTREIWIVPTVNPDGSEYDIATGSYRSWRKNRQPNSGSSYVGTDLNRNWSYQWGCCGGSSGSTSSDTYRGPSAFSAPETAALRNFVNSRVVGGTQQIKANIDFHTYSELVLWPFGYTYNNTAPGMTTDQYNTFATLGQQMANTNGYTPQQSSDLYITDGDSIDWMWGQHGIWAYTFEMYPGSAGGGGFYPPDEVIPAQTSRNREAVLLLSEYADCPYRAIGKEAQYCGGGGGGTTVWSDTFETATGWTINPNGTDTATTGAWERGAAQATTSSGAKQLAPYGGSNDLVTGRLAGTSAGDYDIDGGVTSARSPAVTLPASGTLTLSLAWYLAHGSNASSADYLRVSVVHNGGTTALFTQSGAATNRNGAWAVTNANLTPYAGQSVRILVEAADASGASLVEAAVDNVTITSS from the coding sequence ATGGCCTTCCGCAACACCACCCTCCGCCGCCGCCTGGCGATCGCCGTAGCAGCCGGATTCGGCCTGCTCACGGTCGCCGCGGCGCCGGCCGCCGCCCGGCCCGCGCCGGAGCACGCGGCCGACTCCGCGGCCACGTCCTACCGGGTGCTCGGCCCGCGTACGGTGGCCGACCGCACCGCCGTCGCCGGCACCGGCGCCGCCATCGACCATGTCGAGCACGGCGTCCTGAACGTCTCGGCCACCCCCGCCGAGGCGGCGGCGATCACCCGGCTCGGCTTCCGGCTGGAGGCGGTCGCCGCCCCGTCCGCCGACGGGCACGACCACGCCGAGGGGGACGTCGGCACCGCCGCCTTCCCGCCGGCCGACTCCAACTACCACGACTACGCCGAGCTGACCGCCGTGGTGAACAAGGTGGTAGCCGACCACCCGTCGATCGCCCGGAAGATCAGCATCGGCTCCTCGTACGAGGGCCGGGACCTGATGGCGGTGAAGATCTCCGACAACGTCGCCACCGACGAGAGCGAGCCGGAGATCCTGTTCAACTCGCAGCAGCACGCCCGCGAGCACCTGACCGTCGAGATGGCGATCTACCTGCTCAACCTCTTCACCGACAGCTACGGCAGCGACTCCCGGGTCACCAACATCGTGAACACCCGGGAGATCTGGATCGTGCCCACGGTCAACCCGGACGGCAGCGAGTACGACATCGCCACCGGCTCCTACCGGTCCTGGCGCAAGAACCGGCAGCCGAACAGCGGCTCGTCGTACGTCGGCACCGACCTGAACCGCAACTGGTCCTACCAGTGGGGCTGCTGCGGCGGCTCGTCCGGCTCGACCTCGTCGGACACCTACCGGGGCCCGTCGGCGTTCTCCGCCCCGGAGACCGCGGCGCTGCGCAACTTCGTCAACAGCCGGGTCGTCGGCGGCACCCAGCAGATCAAGGCCAACATCGACTTCCACACGTACTCGGAGCTGGTGCTCTGGCCGTTCGGCTACACGTACAACAACACCGCGCCGGGGATGACGACGGACCAGTACAACACCTTCGCCACCCTGGGCCAGCAGATGGCGAACACCAACGGCTACACCCCGCAGCAGTCCAGCGACCTCTACATCACCGACGGCGACAGCATCGACTGGATGTGGGGCCAGCACGGCATCTGGGCGTACACCTTCGAGATGTACCCCGGTTCGGCCGGCGGTGGCGGCTTCTACCCGCCCGACGAGGTGATCCCCGCCCAGACGTCGCGCAACCGGGAGGCGGTCCTGCTGCTCAGCGAGTACGCCGACTGCCCGTACCGGGCGATCGGCAAGGAGGCGCAGTACTGCGGCGGTGGCGGCGGCGGCACCACGGTCTGGTCGGACACCTTCGAGACGGCCACCGGCTGGACGATCAACCCGAACGGCACCGACACCGCGACCACCGGGGCGTGGGAGCGGGGCGCCGCCCAGGCGACCACCTCCAGCGGCGCCAAGCAGCTCGCCCCGTACGGCGGCAGCAACGACCTGGTGACCGGACGGCTGGCCGGCACCTCGGCCGGTGACTACGACATCGACGGCGGGGTGACCAGCGCCCGGTCGCCGGCGGTGACCCTGCCGGCCTCGGGCACGCTGACGCTCTCGCTGGCCTGGTACCTGGCGCACGGCTCGAACGCCTCGTCCGCCGACTACCTCCGGGTCAGCGTGGTGCACAACGGCGGCACCACGGCCCTGTTCACCCAGTCCGGCGCGGCCACCAACCGCAACGGCGCCTGGGCGGTGACGAACGCCAACCTCACCCCGTACGCCGGCCAGTCGGTGCGGATCCTCGTCGAGGCGGCGGACGCCTCGGGCGCGAGCCTGGTCGAGGCGGCTGTGGACAACGTCACCATCACCAGTTCCTGA
- a CDS encoding peptidase C39 family protein: MARTRLRTAALAAATALTLLGTATPAVAAPVTAPSTTRPVVHDEQITFQDWSRHPDWRRGTHAGTKAVPGLRPGVTLATPLGTTDYTDPHTGVTRSWEYATWTSPVTQVGFDATELIASWNANTPAGTWIQVEMQGTYNTGVQTKWYVMGRWASGDADIKRTSVNRQGDPWSTIWTDTFSIDDASVGVLLRAYQLRLTLYRAPGQKASPVVHTLGAMSSNVPDRFTVTPSAGGIAWDRELAVPRYSQNIHTGHYPEYDGGGQAWCSPTSTTMVIEYWGRKASEEDTSWVDPTYPDPTVNHAARMVYDYQYDGAGNWPFNTAYAASFPGLEARVTRLHSLDEVERFIAAGIPVVTSQSFLASELDGAGYGTSGHLFVVVGFTAEGDVIVNDPASSSNDAVRNVYPREQFEQIWLRTKRINANGGVSGGSGGVVYLIKPDRMPWPHVPGSTNW; encoded by the coding sequence ATGGCCCGAACCCGCCTGCGCACGGCCGCCCTCGCGGCCGCCACCGCGCTCACCCTTCTCGGCACCGCGACGCCCGCCGTCGCGGCGCCCGTCACGGCCCCGTCGACCACCCGCCCGGTGGTCCACGACGAGCAGATCACCTTCCAGGACTGGTCCCGCCACCCCGACTGGCGTCGCGGCACCCACGCCGGCACGAAGGCCGTTCCCGGCCTCCGGCCCGGCGTCACGCTGGCCACGCCGCTCGGCACCACCGACTACACCGACCCGCACACCGGCGTGACCCGGAGCTGGGAGTACGCGACCTGGACCTCCCCGGTCACCCAGGTCGGGTTCGACGCCACCGAGCTCATCGCCTCGTGGAACGCGAACACCCCGGCCGGCACCTGGATCCAAGTGGAGATGCAGGGCACCTACAACACCGGCGTCCAGACCAAGTGGTACGTCATGGGGCGCTGGGCCTCCGGCGACGCCGACATCAAGCGGACCAGCGTCAACCGGCAGGGCGACCCCTGGTCGACCATCTGGACCGACACGTTCAGCATCGACGACGCCTCGGTCGGGGTGCTGCTGCGTGCCTACCAGCTGCGGCTCACCCTCTACCGCGCGCCGGGCCAGAAGGCCTCGCCGGTCGTGCACACGCTGGGCGCGATGAGCTCCAACGTGCCGGACCGGTTCACCGTCACCCCGAGCGCCGGCGGCATCGCCTGGGACAGGGAACTCGCCGTGCCGCGCTACTCGCAGAACATCCACACCGGCCACTACCCCGAGTACGACGGCGGCGGCCAGGCCTGGTGCTCCCCCACCTCCACCACCATGGTCATCGAGTACTGGGGCCGCAAGGCCTCCGAGGAGGACACCTCCTGGGTCGACCCGACCTACCCGGACCCGACGGTCAACCACGCCGCCCGGATGGTCTACGACTACCAGTACGACGGCGCCGGCAACTGGCCGTTCAACACCGCGTACGCGGCCAGCTTCCCCGGGCTGGAGGCGCGGGTCACCCGGCTGCACTCGCTGGACGAGGTGGAACGCTTCATCGCCGCCGGCATCCCGGTGGTGACCAGCCAGTCCTTCCTGGCCAGCGAGCTGGACGGGGCGGGCTACGGCACCTCGGGGCACCTGTTCGTGGTCGTCGGCTTCACCGCCGAGGGCGACGTGATCGTCAACGACCCCGCCTCGTCGAGCAACGACGCGGTGCGCAACGTCTACCCGCGCGAGCAGTTCGAGCAGATCTGGCTGCGCACCAAGCGGATCAACGCCAACGGCGGCGTCTCCGGTGGCTCCGGCGGCGTCGTCTACCTGATCAAGCCCGACCGGATGCCGTGGCCGCACGTGCCCGGCTCCACCAACTGGTGA
- a CDS encoding DUF4229 domain-containing protein, with product MSAAVKYTLGRIGLFVAVLAALWLVDMNLFVKLMLALAFSAAASFFLLKGWRDEMAVEMAEAAERRRAEKERLRSALAGDDQDPDGPAAEK from the coding sequence GTGAGCGCGGCGGTCAAGTACACGCTGGGCCGGATCGGGCTGTTCGTCGCCGTGCTGGCGGCCCTCTGGCTGGTCGACATGAATCTCTTCGTCAAGCTGATGCTGGCGCTGGCCTTCTCGGCCGCCGCCTCGTTCTTCCTGCTCAAGGGCTGGCGGGACGAGATGGCCGTGGAGATGGCCGAGGCCGCCGAGCGTCGTCGCGCGGAGAAGGAGCGGCTGCGCTCGGCCCTCGCCGGCGACGACCAGGACCCGGACGGCCCCGCCGCCGAGAAGTGA